One Thermodesulfobacteriota bacterium DNA segment encodes these proteins:
- the murQ gene encoding N-acetylmuramic acid 6-phosphate etherase: MAESRKTGHLLTERVNPRTEKLDELPALGIVESIISEDGTIVSAIEKEKENIARAVELITERLGRGGRLVFIGAGTSGRLGVIEAAECPPTFGTDPDTILGIIAGGRKAVWRSAEGAEDSSEEARKKLERIDLKKKDVLVGIAASGGTPFVEGALAYAQKKGSGRILVTCNPVETIVPEVVISLLVGPEVITGSTRMKAGTATKMVLNMLTTASMVRLGKTYGNLMVDVRAGSAKLRDRAKRLVVMITGVGEERAAELLHGSKWDVKAAIVMGIKNADYKKARKLLKEHGGFLRAVIGQARK; the protein is encoded by the coding sequence GTGGCTGAATCCAGAAAGACAGGGCACCTCCTTACAGAGCGCGTTAATCCCCGGACGGAAAAGCTCGACGAGCTTCCGGCGCTCGGAATCGTCGAATCGATCATCTCCGAAGACGGCACCATAGTTTCGGCGATCGAAAAGGAGAAGGAGAATATAGCGCGCGCAGTCGAGCTCATCACGGAGAGGCTCGGACGCGGAGGACGCCTCGTTTTTATAGGCGCAGGCACCAGCGGACGCCTCGGAGTGATCGAGGCCGCCGAGTGCCCGCCCACGTTCGGCACGGACCCCGACACGATACTTGGGATAATCGCCGGCGGCCGGAAGGCCGTGTGGAGGTCGGCCGAGGGGGCCGAGGATTCCTCCGAAGAAGCGCGGAAGAAACTCGAGCGTATAGACCTTAAAAAGAAAGACGTGCTCGTCGGCATAGCCGCGAGCGGCGGCACTCCATTTGTCGAAGGCGCTCTCGCGTACGCGCAGAAAAAAGGGAGCGGCCGCATACTCGTCACCTGTAATCCTGTCGAAACGATCGTGCCCGAGGTCGTAATATCCCTACTCGTCGGCCCCGAGGTGATTACGGGCTCGACGCGTATGAAGGCCGGGACGGCGACGAAGATGGTGCTAAACATGTTAACGACGGCCTCGATGGTAAGACTCGGAAAGACGTACGGGAATCTCATGGTGGACGTTAGGGCGGGGTCGGCAAAGCTCCGGGACAGGGCGAAGCGGCTCGTCGTGATGATAACGGGCGTCGGCGAGGAAAGGGCCGCCGAGCTCCTCCATGGCTCGAAGTGGGACGTAAAGGCGGCAATCGTAATGGGGATAAAGAACGCGGACTATAAAAAAGCAAGGAAGCTCTTGAAGGAGCACGGGGGATTCCTCCGGGCCGTGATAGGCCAGGCACGAAAATGA
- a CDS encoding anhydro-N-acetylmuramic acid kinase, which translates to MIKDLMLLFRKKERVVTGLISGTSMDGIDAALVRIRGKGAGTEIELLEFTCVPYTPEITARLGRLRQGCTPGDISELNFLVGEAFAGAALAVMEKAGLAPNDVDLIGSHGQTVSHVPPSAGAGIPSTLQIGEPDVIAERTGITTIGDFRTRDVAAGGEGAPLVPYADYILFSKPGETRIAQNIGGIANATVITGHMDGVTAFDTGPGNMLMDRIMTLASGGKERFDRNGEEASRGKVNEALLKELLSDPYYTKQPPKSTGEELFGSAVAERLYGMVEGGKLTLGDLMATVLALTVESISLSYEEFIFPGHEVGEVILSGGGCRNAFLVDKLRERLGGIELTTTDAYGIPADAKEAVAFAILANECISGNAGNLPGVTGARRSVPLGKISPGGLG; encoded by the coding sequence ATGATAAAGGACCTGATGCTGCTGTTCAGAAAGAAGGAGAGGGTCGTGACAGGCCTCATCTCCGGGACGTCGATGGACGGCATAGACGCGGCCCTCGTAAGGATCAGGGGCAAAGGCGCCGGTACGGAAATCGAGCTCCTCGAATTCACGTGCGTGCCGTACACGCCCGAAATCACCGCGAGGCTCGGACGACTCCGGCAGGGATGCACGCCCGGCGATATCTCTGAGCTCAATTTCCTCGTAGGGGAGGCGTTCGCCGGGGCCGCTCTGGCCGTTATGGAAAAGGCCGGGCTCGCACCGAACGACGTGGACCTCATCGGCTCGCACGGCCAGACCGTGAGCCACGTACCGCCGTCGGCAGGAGCGGGGATTCCCTCGACTTTACAGATAGGCGAGCCCGACGTCATTGCCGAGCGGACGGGCATTACGACGATCGGCGATTTCAGGACGCGGGACGTCGCCGCGGGAGGGGAGGGCGCCCCGCTCGTGCCCTACGCGGATTACATACTTTTCTCGAAGCCGGGCGAAACGAGAATCGCACAGAATATCGGCGGCATAGCGAACGCCACCGTGATAACCGGGCACATGGACGGCGTGACTGCGTTCGACACCGGCCCCGGCAACATGCTGATGGACAGGATAATGACGCTCGCGTCCGGAGGGAAAGAAAGATTCGACAGGAACGGCGAGGAGGCTTCCAGGGGCAAGGTTAACGAGGCTCTTTTAAAGGAGCTACTGTCGGACCCATACTATACGAAGCAGCCCCCGAAATCGACCGGGGAAGAGCTCTTCGGGAGCGCCGTGGCCGAGAGGCTCTACGGAATGGTCGAAGGCGGCAAGCTCACTCTCGGCGATCTCATGGCCACGGTTCTCGCGCTCACAGTCGAATCCATATCGCTCTCCTATGAAGAATTCATATTCCCCGGGCACGAGGTAGGCGAGGTGATTCTAAGCGGCGGCGGATGCAGGAACGCCTTTCTGGTCGATAAGCTCCGGGAGAGACTAGGCGGCATCGAACTGACGACGACCGACGCCTACGGCATCCCGGCCGACGCCAAAGAGGCGGTCGCCTTCGCGATACTGGCGAACGAGTGCATCTCGGGGAACGCCGGCAACCTGCCCGGCGTCACGGGGGCGAGGCGGAGCGTGCCGCTGGGGAAAATATCGCCCGGAGGCCTCGGCTAA
- a CDS encoding glycoside hydrolase family 3 N-terminal domain-containing protein: MSIKSWLDKRGNIDASDLDLSRKVGQAVMPRLDFKVDGSLELAKKLVREFHVGGFIIFGGNTESVRTAVEELQAVSEVPLLFGCDAERGLGQIVSGGSIFPFTMALGAAGDEGLVYSEALLTAREMRGCGFNLVFAPVLDVNSNSENPIINIRSYGDDPGLVSRMGGAFIRGCRDGGIFSCGKHFPGHGSAAADSHSELPVLTLTREELFGRDLNPFRSAIAEGIDMLMTAHVALPGITGSGEPATISEKVVKSMLRDELGYDGVVITDSFRMSGINGLGGGAGLSLRALKAGCDIILDPLDPYTLLKGLNEAAAEGALGEEVILEAVNRIISLKKSLPEGLPGITAQSKEEGRKLSRLITEKSVSILRGGSLRSGRAVLCTFDVTESGQDTAAVFAGRLRDAGVVFEEVNVTASTDVDRLSGDAGDDTALICAVFTTVGAWKKQFSLPDSMRAALKRLSSASGESALLSFGSPYVVRGLDGFGTVICAFDSLPECQSAAAGVLLGTTPAVGRIPVAAL, from the coding sequence ATGAGCATTAAATCATGGCTCGATAAACGGGGGAATATAGACGCATCCGATTTAGACCTTTCCCGAAAGGTCGGCCAGGCCGTGATGCCCAGGCTGGATTTCAAGGTGGACGGCTCGCTAGAGCTTGCGAAGAAGCTGGTCAGGGAATTTCATGTCGGGGGATTCATAATCTTCGGCGGCAATACGGAATCCGTCCGAACCGCCGTAGAGGAGCTCCAGGCCGTGTCCGAGGTCCCTCTCCTCTTCGGATGCGACGCCGAAAGGGGCCTGGGGCAGATCGTTTCCGGCGGCTCGATCTTCCCTTTTACGATGGCTCTCGGCGCGGCCGGCGACGAGGGGCTCGTTTATTCCGAAGCGCTGTTAACGGCGCGAGAGATGAGGGGGTGCGGCTTCAATCTCGTCTTTGCCCCTGTCCTCGACGTGAATTCGAACTCAGAAAATCCGATAATCAACATCCGTTCTTACGGCGACGATCCGGGACTCGTATCCCGTATGGGAGGTGCATTCATAAGGGGCTGCCGCGACGGCGGTATATTCTCCTGCGGGAAGCACTTCCCCGGGCACGGGAGCGCGGCGGCGGACTCCCATTCCGAGCTCCCCGTGCTGACGCTCACTCGTGAGGAGCTTTTCGGGCGTGACCTGAACCCCTTCCGGAGCGCTATAGCCGAAGGGATCGATATGCTCATGACGGCGCACGTCGCCCTCCCCGGGATAACCGGGAGCGGCGAACCGGCCACTATTTCGGAGAAGGTTGTGAAGAGTATGCTCCGGGACGAGCTCGGATACGACGGAGTCGTGATAACAGACTCGTTTCGAATGTCCGGCATAAACGGGCTTGGAGGCGGGGCGGGCCTATCGCTACGCGCCCTTAAAGCGGGCTGCGACATAATCCTCGACCCGCTGGACCCGTACACGCTCCTTAAAGGATTGAACGAAGCCGCAGCCGAAGGAGCACTCGGCGAGGAAGTCATACTCGAGGCAGTGAACAGAATTATTTCGCTCAAGAAATCCCTCCCCGAGGGGCTGCCTGGAATTACTGCGCAATCGAAGGAAGAAGGACGAAAGCTCTCACGGCTCATAACGGAGAAGTCGGTTTCGATACTCAGGGGCGGAAGCTTAAGATCAGGGCGCGCCGTCCTCTGCACGTTCGACGTAACTGAGTCCGGGCAGGACACAGCAGCCGTATTCGCCGGCAGGCTTCGCGACGCCGGAGTCGTTTTCGAAGAGGTCAACGTAACCGCGTCTACGGATGTTGATAGACTCTCCGGCGACGCCGGGGATGATACCGCGCTCATATGCGCCGTCTTCACGACTGTCGGCGCGTGGAAGAAGCAGTTCTCGCTCCCCGACTCCATGAGGGCCGCACTGAAGCGGCTGTCCTCGGCCTCCGGAGAAAGCGCCCTCCTTTCGTTCGGCTCGCCCTACGTTGTGCGGGGTCTGGACGGCTTCGGCACGGTAATCTGTGCGTTCGATTCACTCCCGGAATGCCAGTCTGCGGCCGCCGGCGTACTTCTGGGAACCACCCCGGCCGTCGGCAGAATCCCGGTCGCCGCGTTATAG